One window from the genome of Amycolatopsis sp. NBC_01480 encodes:
- a CDS encoding NAD(P)-dependent oxidoreductase, producing the protein MILLCGKRVLDQARAYRAARARSGEFPELPGLGNYRRTVGVLSASLIGRRVIELLRPYDLRILLHDPYVSAEEARELGASSAELTELFTQSDAVSVHTPLLPATRGLVNRALLFSMRPGAVLINTARRRHRPRSPARRPSTVDLRQRADHPARRRLAGQRTGPPHRLRRLRGGPLGGWDRLRLPGTAGTAGLPGLKLRQRRPRPHR; encoded by the coding sequence ATGATCCTGTTGTGCGGCAAGCGGGTGCTGGATCAGGCCCGCGCCTACCGGGCGGCGCGGGCCCGGTCCGGCGAGTTCCCCGAGCTGCCCGGGCTGGGCAACTACCGCCGCACCGTGGGTGTGCTGTCCGCGTCGTTGATCGGCCGCCGCGTGATCGAGCTGCTGCGCCCGTACGACCTGCGCATCCTGCTGCACGACCCGTACGTCTCCGCGGAGGAGGCGCGCGAACTGGGCGCCTCTTCGGCGGAGCTGACCGAGCTGTTCACCCAAAGCGACGCGGTCAGCGTGCACACCCCGCTGCTCCCGGCCACCCGCGGCCTCGTCAACCGCGCCCTGCTCTTCTCGATGCGCCCCGGCGCGGTCCTGATCAACACCGCCCGTCGACGTCACCGACCCCGAAGTCCTGCCCGCCGACCATCCACTGTGGACCTGCGACAACGTGCTGATCACCCCGCACGCCGCCGGCTCGCAGGGCAACGAACTGGCCCGCCTCACCGACTCCGCCGCCTCAGAGGTGGCCCGCTGGGTGGCTGGGACCGGCTTCGCCTACCCGGTACTGCCGGAACGGCTGGACTTCCTGGCTTGAAACTCAGGCAGCGCCGACCGAGACCGCATCGGTGA
- a CDS encoding FKBP-type peptidyl-prolyl cis-trans isomerase → MQKIGKIAAVAAVVAAGALSLTACGSKDTAAGAGTPAAPAPSSSAAPAAPAAAPSKGRECTADDIKTTGKFGEVPTITIPDSCDPPKKLITKDLSEGTGPAAAKGQKLQMNYTVVTWSNKQKLDSSFDRGQTFPLTLGAGDVIPGWDQGLEGIKQGGRRLLIIPPDLAYGQGRPGIKPQETLVFVTDAVSVGAA, encoded by the coding sequence ATGCAGAAAATCGGCAAGATCGCCGCCGTGGCCGCCGTCGTCGCGGCCGGGGCCCTCAGCCTCACCGCCTGCGGCAGCAAGGACACCGCGGCCGGGGCGGGCACTCCCGCGGCCCCCGCGCCCTCCAGCTCCGCCGCGCCGGCCGCCCCCGCCGCCGCGCCGAGCAAGGGCCGCGAGTGCACCGCGGACGACATCAAGACCACCGGGAAGTTCGGCGAGGTGCCGACCATCACCATCCCGGACAGCTGCGACCCGCCGAAGAAGCTGATCACCAAGGACCTGTCCGAGGGCACCGGCCCGGCGGCGGCCAAGGGCCAGAAGCTCCAGATGAACTACACAGTGGTTACCTGGTCGAACAAGCAGAAGCTGGACAGCTCGTTCGACCGCGGTCAGACCTTCCCGCTGACCCTCGGCGCGGGCGACGTCATCCCCGGCTGGGACCAGGGCCTGGAAGGCATCAAACAGGGCGGCCGCCGGCTGCTGATCATCCCGCCGGACCTCGCCTACGGTCAGGGTCGTCCTGGCATCAAGCCTCAGGAAACGCTGGTCTTCGTCACCGATGCGGTCTCGGTCGGCGCTGCCTGA
- a CDS encoding acyl-CoA desaturase, translating into MTSVPSPVKPLISGRRGPAEMIVLKTFLLVPFVALIAAVPLLWGWGLSWVDVALAVVFYTFGTLGVTVGYHRYFTHGAFKAPRALRIALAISGSMAVQGSVIFWVASHRRHHAFADREGDPHSPWLFGTSPSALLRGFWHAHMGWMFQREVTNADRFAPDLVGDRDLRLVNRFFALWITLSLLLPAALGGLLSWSWWGVVTGFFWAGLVRIAFLHHVSWSVNSVCHLIGERPFASRDKAANFWPLAILSMGESWHNSHHADPTCARHGVLRGQVDVSARVIWVFERLGWATDVRWPRAERLEAKRVR; encoded by the coding sequence ATGACGTCCGTCCCCTCCCCCGTGAAGCCCCTCATCTCCGGACGGCGGGGGCCCGCGGAGATGATCGTGCTCAAGACGTTCCTGCTGGTGCCGTTCGTGGCGCTGATCGCCGCCGTCCCGCTGTTGTGGGGCTGGGGGCTCAGCTGGGTCGACGTGGCGCTCGCCGTGGTCTTCTACACCTTCGGCACGCTCGGCGTGACCGTCGGCTACCACCGGTACTTCACGCACGGCGCGTTCAAGGCGCCGCGCGCGCTGCGGATCGCGCTGGCCATCTCGGGCAGCATGGCCGTGCAGGGCTCGGTGATCTTCTGGGTCGCCAGCCACCGCCGCCACCACGCGTTCGCCGACCGCGAGGGCGACCCGCACTCGCCGTGGCTGTTCGGCACCTCGCCTTCGGCGCTGCTGCGCGGGTTCTGGCACGCGCACATGGGCTGGATGTTCCAGCGCGAGGTGACCAACGCGGACCGCTTCGCGCCCGACCTCGTCGGCGACCGCGACCTGCGCCTGGTGAACCGCTTCTTCGCGCTGTGGATCACGCTCAGCCTGCTGCTGCCCGCGGCGCTGGGCGGGCTGCTCAGCTGGTCGTGGTGGGGCGTGGTGACGGGGTTCTTCTGGGCCGGGCTGGTGCGGATCGCGTTCCTGCACCACGTGTCCTGGTCCGTCAACTCGGTGTGCCACCTGATCGGCGAACGGCCCTTCGCCAGCCGCGACAAGGCCGCGAACTTCTGGCCGCTGGCGATCCTGTCCATGGGCGAGTCCTGGCACAACTCCCACCACGCCGACCCGACCTGCGCGCGGCACGGCGTGCTGCGCGGCCAGGTGGACGTCTCCGCCCGGGTGATCTGGGTGTTCGAGCGCCTCGGCTGGGCCACCGACGTCCGGTGGCCCCGGGCCGAGCGCCTCGAGGCGAAACGGGTCCGTTAA
- a CDS encoding HelD family protein, with the protein MSPDRETDGTLVDGTPEHAAELAREQAYVTTLYVKLDSERVEAQRRLDVTLKQTGGTPQARTERDVATTLYTDRLAQLGSVEQGLCFGRLDFLPEQDEETTYIGRLGLFDEDDEYRPLLVDWRAPVARPFYLATAASPDGVRRRRHLRSLTRKVTGFDDEVLDLSAADQGQDLGLAGEAALLAALERRRTGEMSDIVATIQAEQDRIIRAPLGGVMVVQGGPGTGKTAVALHRAAYLLYTHRQQLTTRGVLVVGPNSTFLRYIGQVLPSLGETGVLLATVGQLYPGLDADGVESREAAEVKGRAVMADVLANAVRDRQQVPDPVLEIEYERDLLKLDRKTCAEARTRARRSRRPHNLARRLFVSDVLDALTRQAARKLGEDLLDAQDVQDIRAELAADKSVAAAVDSLWPKLTPEGLLDDLFAERERLRSAAGKLLSEADRAHLESGREAHWTPADVPLLDELAELLGEDDTDERAERRRRDRVERAYAEGVLDILEQDDEIVDEELLRVSDVLDAELFAERQQARSELTAAQRAAQDRTWTFGHVIVDEAQELSAMDWRLLMRRSPNRSMTLVGDVAQTGAAGGARTWDEVLSPYVDDRWKLEQLTVNYRTPAEIMAVAARVLAELDVDLKAPTSVRETGFRPWCALSADLAADLPGFVAGELSAVDGGTVAVLTPVSRAEAVRELLGVSVDDERVSVLTVERAKGLEFDSVLLIAPDEITGGSPRGLNDLYVALTRATRRLGVVQTGDAVPALEGLG; encoded by the coding sequence GTGTCCCCGGACCGGGAAACAGACGGCACCCTCGTGGACGGCACGCCCGAGCACGCCGCCGAACTGGCGCGCGAGCAGGCGTACGTGACCACTTTGTACGTGAAGCTCGACTCCGAACGGGTCGAGGCGCAGCGCCGGCTCGACGTCACGCTGAAGCAGACCGGCGGCACCCCGCAGGCGCGCACGGAGCGGGACGTCGCGACCACGCTCTACACCGACCGCCTCGCCCAGCTGGGCTCGGTCGAGCAGGGGCTGTGCTTCGGCCGCCTCGACTTCCTCCCCGAGCAGGACGAGGAGACGACCTACATCGGCCGGCTCGGGCTGTTCGACGAGGACGACGAGTACCGGCCGCTGCTGGTCGACTGGCGGGCGCCGGTCGCGCGGCCGTTCTACCTCGCCACCGCCGCTTCGCCGGACGGCGTGCGACGGCGTCGCCACCTGCGGTCGCTGACGCGCAAGGTCACCGGTTTCGACGACGAGGTGCTCGACCTCTCGGCCGCCGACCAGGGCCAGGACCTCGGGCTGGCCGGCGAGGCCGCGCTGCTGGCCGCGCTGGAGCGCCGCCGCACGGGCGAGATGAGCGACATCGTCGCGACCATCCAGGCCGAGCAGGACCGGATCATCCGCGCGCCGCTGGGCGGGGTGATGGTGGTGCAGGGCGGGCCCGGCACCGGCAAGACCGCCGTGGCGCTGCACCGGGCCGCGTACCTGCTCTACACGCACCGCCAGCAGCTGACCACCCGCGGCGTGCTGGTGGTCGGGCCGAACAGCACGTTCCTGCGCTACATCGGCCAGGTGCTGCCGTCGCTGGGTGAGACCGGCGTGCTGCTGGCCACCGTCGGGCAGCTCTACCCGGGCCTGGACGCTGACGGCGTGGAGTCGCGCGAAGCTGCCGAGGTGAAGGGCCGTGCGGTGATGGCGGACGTGCTCGCCAACGCCGTCCGCGACCGCCAGCAGGTGCCCGACCCGGTGCTGGAGATCGAATACGAGCGCGACCTGCTCAAGCTGGACCGCAAGACCTGTGCCGAGGCGCGGACCCGTGCCCGCCGTTCGCGCCGTCCGCACAACCTCGCGCGGCGCCTGTTCGTCTCCGACGTGCTCGACGCGCTGACCCGCCAGGCCGCCCGCAAGCTGGGGGAGGACCTGCTCGACGCGCAGGACGTCCAGGACATCCGCGCCGAGCTGGCGGCGGACAAGTCCGTCGCGGCCGCGGTGGACTCGCTGTGGCCGAAACTCACCCCGGAAGGCCTGCTCGACGACCTGTTCGCCGAGCGCGAACGCCTCCGCTCGGCCGCCGGCAAGCTGCTGTCCGAAGCGGACCGCGCGCACCTGGAGAGCGGCCGCGAGGCGCATTGGACCCCGGCCGACGTGCCGTTGCTGGACGAGCTGGCCGAGCTGCTCGGCGAGGACGACACCGACGAGCGCGCTGAGCGCCGCCGTCGAGACCGCGTGGAGCGCGCGTACGCCGAGGGCGTGCTGGACATCCTGGAGCAGGACGACGAGATCGTCGACGAGGAGCTGCTGCGGGTGTCCGACGTGCTGGACGCGGAGCTGTTCGCCGAACGGCAGCAGGCGCGCAGCGAGCTGACCGCCGCCCAGCGCGCGGCGCAGGACCGGACGTGGACCTTCGGGCACGTGATCGTGGACGAGGCGCAGGAGCTGTCCGCGATGGACTGGCGGCTGCTCATGCGCCGGTCGCCGAACCGGTCGATGACGCTGGTCGGCGACGTCGCGCAGACCGGGGCCGCGGGCGGCGCGCGGACCTGGGACGAGGTGCTCTCGCCCTACGTCGACGATCGCTGGAAGCTGGAGCAGCTGACGGTGAACTACCGCACCCCGGCGGAGATCATGGCCGTCGCCGCGCGGGTGCTGGCCGAGCTGGACGTGGACCTGAAGGCGCCGACCTCGGTGCGGGAGACCGGGTTCCGGCCGTGGTGCGCGCTGTCTGCCGACCTGGCGGCCGATCTGCCCGGTTTCGTCGCGGGTGAGCTGTCCGCTGTGGACGGTGGGACGGTGGCCGTGCTGACGCCGGTGTCCCGGGCCGAGGCGGTGCGCGAGCTGCTGGGTGTCTCGGTCGACGACGAGCGCGTGAGCGTGCTCACCGTGGAGCGGGCGAAGGGCCTGGAGTTCGATTCGGTGCTGCTCATCGCCCCGGACGAGATCACCGGCGGCTCGCCGCGCGGGCTGAACGACCTGTACGTGGCCCTGACGCGGGCGACCCGTCGGCTCGGCGTGGTCCAGACCGGTGACGCTGTTCCGGCGCTGGAGGGTCTTGGCTAG
- a CDS encoding ATP-grasp domain-containing protein, which yields MPEGDGDDQAVAAALDDLGFTVRWAPWDDRSVDFADAEVVVLRATWDYPERRTEFLDWCESVPALCNPAAVARWNTDKSYLVELLDAGLPVVPTTLVEPGEKPSWPRAPFVVKPSVGAGSRGVARFGADAAGADEHLRTLHADGRTALIQPYQSSVDTQGEIALAYFGGIYSHAFTKGAMLGSAVDASGLYLEERMAPAVPAPEVRALAEDAMDTACSLLGILRAELLYARADIVRGEDGQPRLLELELVEPTLGFRQADAGAPLRFASAVRQQLA from the coding sequence ATGCCCGAGGGCGACGGCGACGACCAGGCCGTGGCCGCCGCGCTCGACGACCTGGGCTTCACCGTTCGCTGGGCGCCGTGGGACGACCGGAGTGTGGACTTCGCCGATGCCGAGGTGGTCGTGCTGCGCGCGACCTGGGACTACCCGGAGCGCCGCACGGAGTTCCTCGACTGGTGCGAGTCCGTGCCGGCCCTGTGCAACCCCGCCGCGGTGGCGCGCTGGAACACCGACAAGTCCTACCTCGTCGAGCTGCTGGACGCGGGCCTGCCCGTGGTGCCGACCACGCTCGTCGAGCCGGGGGAGAAGCCGAGCTGGCCGCGCGCGCCGTTCGTGGTGAAGCCTTCGGTGGGCGCGGGCTCCCGCGGCGTCGCCCGCTTCGGCGCGGACGCCGCCGGCGCCGACGAGCACCTGCGAACCCTGCACGCCGACGGGCGGACCGCGCTGATCCAGCCGTACCAGTCCAGTGTGGACACCCAGGGCGAGATCGCGCTGGCGTACTTTGGCGGGATCTACTCGCACGCCTTCACCAAGGGCGCCATGCTCGGGTCCGCTGTGGACGCGAGCGGCCTGTACCTCGAGGAGCGGATGGCCCCGGCCGTCCCGGCGCCCGAGGTCCGCGCGCTGGCGGAGGACGCCATGGACACCGCGTGCTCACTGCTCGGCATCCTGCGCGCGGAACTGCTCTACGCCCGCGCCGACATCGTCCGCGGCGAGGACGGCCAGCCCCGGCTGCTGGAACTCGAACTGGTCGAGCCGACCCTGGGCTTCCGCCAGGCCGACGCTGGCGCACCGCTGAGGTTCGCTTCCGCGGTGCGGCAGCAATTGGCTTAA
- a CDS encoding quinone oxidoreductase family protein, with protein MSTAVQVTRTGGPEVLEVADVETGAPEAGELLVDVAAAGVNYIDTYQRQGIYPIDLPFVLGLEGAGTVAEVGEGVTDFAPGDRVAWQGSLGSYAARKRVPADGAVKVPEGVSDEVAAAAMLQGMTAHYLVRSTYEVKEGDDVLVHAAAGGVGLLLVQLAKARGARVIGTVSTEEKAQLARGAGADHVIRYDREDFAAVTRELTGGEGVAVVYDGVGKDTVDGSLASLKIRGLLALFGAASGPVPPIDPQRLNSGGSLFLTRPSSGHYLRTREELDWRAGELFQAVLDGSLDIRIGGRYPLAEARQAHEDLQGRKTTGKLILVP; from the coding sequence ATGTCCACCGCAGTGCAGGTCACCCGGACCGGCGGGCCGGAAGTACTGGAGGTCGCCGACGTCGAGACCGGCGCGCCGGAGGCCGGCGAGCTGCTGGTGGACGTGGCCGCGGCGGGGGTCAACTACATCGACACCTACCAGCGCCAGGGCATCTACCCGATCGACCTGCCCTTTGTGCTCGGCCTCGAAGGCGCGGGCACGGTGGCCGAGGTCGGCGAGGGCGTCACGGACTTCGCGCCCGGTGACCGCGTCGCCTGGCAGGGCTCGCTGGGCAGCTACGCGGCGCGCAAGCGGGTCCCCGCCGACGGCGCGGTGAAGGTGCCCGAGGGCGTCTCCGACGAGGTCGCCGCGGCGGCCATGCTGCAGGGCATGACCGCCCACTACCTGGTGCGCTCGACGTACGAGGTCAAGGAAGGCGACGACGTGCTGGTGCACGCGGCCGCCGGCGGCGTCGGCCTGCTGCTGGTGCAGCTGGCGAAGGCCCGCGGCGCCCGCGTGATCGGCACCGTGTCCACCGAGGAGAAGGCCCAGCTCGCCCGCGGGGCCGGCGCGGACCACGTGATCCGCTACGACCGCGAGGACTTCGCCGCGGTCACCCGTGAGCTGACCGGCGGCGAGGGCGTCGCCGTGGTCTACGACGGCGTCGGCAAGGACACCGTCGACGGCAGCCTGGCCAGCCTGAAGATCCGCGGCCTGCTCGCGCTCTTCGGCGCGGCCAGCGGCCCGGTCCCCCCGATCGACCCGCAACGCCTCAACTCGGGCGGCTCCCTCTTCCTGACCCGCCCGTCGTCGGGGCATTACCTGCGCACGCGCGAGGAACTGGACTGGCGCGCGGGCGAACTGTTCCAGGCCGTGCTCGACGGCTCACTCGACATCCGCATCGGCGGCCGGTACCCGCTGGCCGAGGCGCGCCAGGCCCACGAGGACCTGCAGGGACGGAAGACGACCGGGAAACTGATTCTGGTCCCGTGA
- a CDS encoding substrate-binding domain-containing protein codes for MQHPLAAQQDHGDGVLGRTPRCRGPSRPASRHHARSRRCARPPAAGADRPTAIVAANDLAAAREAGLTVPADVSVAGFDDLPISRDAMPTLTTVRVPLDELGRRAGRIAVGQESAERGELVPELIARDSVGAPAPPQLPGGKPPRTPCPRSR; via the coding sequence ATCCAGCACCCGCTTGCCGCACAACAGGATCATGGCGACGGTGTACTCGGCAGGACACCTCGATGCCGCGGTCCCAGCAGGCCTGCGTCACGACACCACGCACGGAGCCGGCGGTGTGCACGACCGCCCGCAGCCGGGGCCGACCGCCCGACCGCGATCGTGGCAGCGAACGACCTGGCCGCGGCCAGGGAAGCCGGACTCACCGTGCCTGCGGACGTCTCGGTGGCCGGCTTCGACGACCTCCCGATCAGCCGCGACGCGATGCCGACGCTGACCACGGTGCGGGTGCCGCTCGACGAGCTGGGCCGTCGGGCCGGTCGGATCGCTGTCGGCCAGGAGTCTGCGGAGCGGGGGGAACTCGTACCGGAACTGATTGCCCGGGACTCCGTGGGCGCACCGGCCCCTCCCCAGCTGCCTGGCGGAAAGCCGCCAAGGACTCCTTGCCCGCGCTCAAGGTAG
- a CDS encoding ABC transporter ATP-binding protein: protein MNNPAVELTGLVKTYGSTTAVDGLDLRMERGCLLALLGPNGAGKTTTVEICEGFRRPDAGKVRVLGLDPVKDSAALRPRVGIMPQGGGAYPGVRADEMLALVASCAANPLDPAWLLDVLGLAGARRTPFKRLSGGQQQRLSLACALIGRPELVFLDEPTAGMDPQARRLVWELLAALRADGVSVLLTTHLMEEAEALADQVVIVDHGKIVVEGSPHALTLESGDAAQLRFRARTRLDTALLAAALPEGYRVNETAPGAYLVEGAVDPQVVSTVTAWCAQQGVLPEQLQVGRRTLEEVFLELTGRELRA from the coding sequence GTGAACAACCCCGCCGTCGAGCTCACCGGCCTGGTGAAAACCTACGGCTCCACCACCGCCGTCGACGGTCTCGACCTGCGCATGGAGCGCGGCTGCCTGCTGGCCCTGCTCGGCCCGAACGGCGCCGGCAAGACCACCACGGTCGAGATCTGCGAGGGTTTCCGCAGGCCTGACGCGGGGAAAGTGCGCGTCCTCGGCCTCGACCCGGTGAAGGACAGCGCGGCCTTGCGCCCGCGCGTCGGCATCATGCCGCAGGGCGGCGGCGCATATCCCGGGGTCCGCGCGGACGAGATGCTCGCGCTCGTCGCCTCGTGCGCGGCCAACCCGCTGGATCCGGCGTGGCTGCTCGACGTGCTCGGCTTGGCGGGCGCGCGGCGGACCCCGTTCAAGCGCCTCTCCGGCGGCCAGCAGCAGCGGCTTTCCCTGGCCTGCGCGCTGATCGGCCGCCCCGAGCTGGTCTTCCTCGACGAGCCGACGGCCGGCATGGACCCGCAGGCGCGCCGCCTGGTCTGGGAGCTGCTGGCCGCGCTGCGCGCCGACGGCGTGAGCGTGCTGCTCACCACGCACCTGATGGAGGAGGCGGAGGCGCTGGCCGACCAGGTGGTGATCGTCGACCACGGCAAGATCGTCGTCGAAGGCTCTCCGCACGCGCTCACCCTGGAATCGGGCGACGCCGCGCAGCTGCGGTTCCGCGCCCGGACCCGGCTGGACACCGCCCTGCTCGCCGCCGCGCTGCCGGAGGGTTATCGCGTCAACGAGACCGCGCCGGGCGCGTACCTCGTCGAGGGCGCGGTCGACCCGCAGGTGGTGTCGACCGTCACGGCGTGGTGCGCGCAACAGGGCGTGCTGCCCGAACAGCTCCAGGTCGGGCGGCGGACGCTGGAAGAGGTTTTCCTCGAGCTGACCGGACGGGAGCTGCGGGCATGA
- a CDS encoding IS481 family transposase — protein MDPEFVAAVAQVAAGEKVNIARFCREHGVSRSVFHKYLARFRAEGVDGFTRRSTAPHHHPRALGAGVAEAVLRARKELAGEGLDNGPISIRWRLEDTGVTPLPSQSAVYRILCEHGQIVPEPRKKPRTRRRFEYADPNGCWQIDGMEHYLADGTKVCIIQILDDHSRLDVGSYAAASENGADTWTALQHAFAGYGLPVKVLSDNGLAFSGKHRGRTAELERHLAERGVAAIASSVYHPQTCGKNERSHQTLQKWLRARPTPTTVPEMQQLLDEYRTIYNHRRHQSLDGETPQQRYDATPKTAPSTAAHRPSGVTTRPVSTTGVIAFSGCSIVLGRAWAGHTATVYWQGDRVTVMINNTVARHLTLDRSVRYQPLTSHKPSTKS, from the coding sequence ATGGATCCTGAGTTCGTTGCCGCGGTCGCGCAGGTCGCGGCGGGCGAGAAGGTCAACATTGCGCGGTTCTGCCGCGAGCACGGCGTGTCCCGGAGTGTGTTCCACAAGTACCTGGCCCGGTTCCGGGCCGAGGGCGTGGACGGGTTCACCCGCCGCAGCACCGCCCCGCACCACCATCCGAGGGCTCTGGGCGCCGGGGTGGCCGAGGCGGTGCTGCGAGCGCGCAAAGAACTAGCCGGTGAGGGCCTGGACAACGGGCCGATCTCCATCCGCTGGCGGCTCGAGGACACCGGGGTCACCCCGCTGCCGTCGCAGTCCGCGGTCTACCGAATCCTGTGCGAGCACGGCCAGATCGTCCCGGAACCCCGCAAGAAGCCCCGGACCCGGCGCCGGTTCGAATACGCCGACCCCAACGGCTGCTGGCAGATCGACGGCATGGAGCACTACCTCGCCGATGGCACCAAGGTCTGCATCATCCAGATCCTCGACGACCACTCCCGCCTCGACGTCGGCTCCTACGCCGCGGCCAGCGAGAACGGCGCCGACACCTGGACCGCGCTGCAACACGCCTTCGCCGGCTACGGCCTGCCCGTGAAAGTGCTGTCCGACAACGGACTGGCCTTCTCCGGCAAACACCGCGGGAGGACGGCCGAGCTGGAACGCCACCTCGCCGAACGAGGCGTGGCCGCCATCGCCTCCTCGGTCTATCACCCGCAGACCTGCGGGAAAAACGAACGCTCCCACCAAACCCTGCAAAAATGGCTCCGCGCCCGGCCCACGCCCACCACGGTGCCCGAGATGCAACAACTTCTCGACGAGTACCGGACGATCTACAACCACCGCCGCCACCAAAGCCTGGACGGCGAAACCCCGCAGCAACGCTACGACGCCACCCCCAAAACCGCCCCCAGCACCGCCGCCCACCGGCCCAGCGGCGTCACCACCCGCCCCGTCTCCACCACCGGCGTGATCGCCTTCTCCGGCTGCTCCATCGTCCTGGGCCGCGCCTGGGCCGGCCACACCGCGACCGTTTACTGGCAAGGCGACCGCGTCACCGTCATGATCAACAACACCGTCGCCCGCCACCTCACCCTCGACCGATCAGTACGCTACCAACCACTGACCAGCCACAAACCGTCCACGAAGTCCTGA
- a CDS encoding ABC transporter permease — protein sequence MSTPFPAGTFTPAPGRGSLGKMLRTHARVEAGLTLRHGEQLLLTLIIPLALLIGLSLLDVLPASQLGSASKVDWITPRIFALAVMSSAFTGQAIALGFDRRYGVLKRLSATALPRWLLVAGRVVAALVVVVLQSVVIGVVAALLGWSPSAAGLAAAIVLLIVGTLAFGGLGVLLGGALRAEAVLALANIVWFVLLLAGGILLAPSALPSGLGVVVSLLPSGALAEGLRAALVDGHFAIGPLAVLVVWAAAAGALAARTTKLT from the coding sequence ATGAGCACTCCGTTCCCCGCGGGGACTTTCACCCCGGCGCCCGGCCGCGGCTCGCTCGGCAAGATGCTGCGCACGCACGCGCGCGTCGAAGCCGGATTGACGCTGCGCCACGGCGAACAGCTGCTGCTGACCCTGATCATCCCGCTGGCGCTGCTGATCGGCCTGAGCCTGCTGGACGTGCTGCCCGCGAGCCAGCTCGGCTCGGCGTCCAAAGTGGACTGGATCACGCCGCGGATCTTCGCGCTGGCCGTGATGTCGTCGGCTTTCACCGGCCAGGCCATCGCGCTCGGCTTCGATCGGCGTTACGGCGTGCTGAAGCGGCTTTCGGCCACCGCGCTGCCCCGCTGGCTGCTCGTGGCCGGCCGGGTGGTGGCCGCGCTGGTGGTCGTGGTGCTGCAGTCCGTGGTGATCGGCGTGGTGGCGGCGTTGCTGGGCTGGTCTCCGTCCGCGGCGGGCCTCGCGGCGGCGATCGTGCTGCTGATCGTCGGCACCCTGGCGTTCGGCGGGCTCGGCGTGCTGCTCGGCGGCGCCCTGCGCGCGGAAGCGGTGCTGGCGCTGGCCAACATCGTCTGGTTCGTGCTGCTGCTCGCGGGCGGCATCCTGCTGGCCCCGTCGGCGCTGCCGTCCGGGCTGGGCGTGGTCGTCTCGCTGCTGCCCTCGGGCGCCCTCGCGGAAGGCCTGCGCGCCGCACTGGTGGACGGCCATTTCGCGATCGGGCCACTGGCCGTGCTCGTCGTGTGGGCCGCCGCGGCTGGCGCCTTGGCGGCCCGGACCACGAAGCTCACCTAA
- a CDS encoding COX15/CtaA family protein: MFFPSLIARLPYPSATAQRAVGVASVVAMGGIGVTGSVVRVTGSGLGCPTWPQCVPGSLVPMNHPGIHAVNQWIEFSNRMLTGAVIVIAALAVITAWRILLDHPERRRLVRLAWTMPGGVVLQAVIGGMTVLAKLEWWTVAIHFLASTPLIWLAVLLLKAFNEGDEPARPLVPSSGRKILVVLTVLMWAVLIAGTTVTGAGPHGGDANTHRLDAPIENLAQAHGGLLVAYLIVLAVFGLQLMRVGAPKGVWQRYAWVWAVALAQGVLGIVQYALGVPEAMVSFHVLGSALVIVVTATLWTGTRDRGPAGSLQPAPPAERELAATS, translated from the coding sequence GTGTTCTTCCCCAGCCTGATCGCCCGCCTGCCGTACCCCTCCGCGACGGCCCAGCGGGCCGTCGGCGTCGCCTCCGTGGTGGCGATGGGCGGGATCGGCGTGACCGGGTCCGTGGTGCGCGTGACGGGCTCGGGCCTGGGCTGCCCGACGTGGCCGCAGTGCGTGCCCGGCAGCCTGGTCCCGATGAACCACCCCGGCATCCACGCGGTGAACCAGTGGATCGAGTTCTCGAACCGGATGCTCACCGGCGCGGTGATCGTGATCGCCGCGCTCGCGGTGATCACCGCGTGGCGGATCCTGCTCGACCACCCCGAGCGGCGCCGGCTGGTGCGGCTCGCGTGGACGATGCCCGGCGGCGTGGTGCTGCAGGCCGTGATCGGCGGCATGACGGTGCTGGCGAAGCTGGAATGGTGGACCGTCGCCATCCACTTCCTGGCGTCCACTCCGCTGATCTGGCTCGCGGTGCTGCTGCTGAAGGCGTTCAACGAAGGCGACGAGCCCGCGCGACCGCTCGTGCCGTCGTCCGGGCGCAAGATCCTCGTGGTGCTGACGGTGCTGATGTGGGCCGTGCTGATCGCCGGCACCACCGTCACCGGCGCGGGGCCGCACGGCGGCGACGCCAACACCCACCGGCTCGACGCGCCGATCGAGAACCTCGCCCAGGCCCACGGCGGCCTCCTGGTCGCCTACCTCATCGTGCTGGCCGTGTTCGGCCTCCAGCTCATGCGGGTCGGCGCGCCGAAGGGCGTCTGGCAGCGCTACGCCTGGGTGTGGGCGGTCGCGCTGGCGCAGGGCGTGCTCGGCATCGTGCAGTACGCGCTTGGCGTGCCCGAGGCCATGGTCTCGTTCCACGTGCTCGGCTCGGCGCTGGTCATCGTCGTCACGGCGACGCTGTGGACCGGCACCCGCGACCGCGGCCCGGCCGGCTCGCTGCAGCCCGCGCCGCCCGCCGAGCGCGAACTCGCCGCCACGAGCTGA